Proteins encoded by one window of Anguilla rostrata isolate EN2019 chromosome 9, ASM1855537v3, whole genome shotgun sequence:
- the LOC135263733 gene encoding gap junction delta-2 protein-like, producing the protein MGEWTILERLLEAAVQQHSTMIGRILLTVVVIFRILIVGIVGEKVYEDEQIMFICNTMQPGCNQACYDKAFPISHIRYWVFQIILVCTPSLCFITYSVHQAAKQRDRSYSFLHPYMERDHGRHEGARKLRNINGILVHNPESGGKEEHDCLEVKEIPNAPRGLTHGKSAKVRRQEGISRFYVIQVVFRNALEIGFLAGQYFLYGFNVPGMFECDRYPCVKEVECYVSRPTEKTVFLVFMFAVSGICVLLNLAELNHLGWRKIKTAIRGVQARRKSICEVRKKDVSHLSQAPNLGRTQSSESAYV; encoded by the coding sequence GATTCTGCTGACAGTGGTGGTGATCTTCCGTATCCTGATTGTGGGCATTGTGGGTGAGAAAGTATATGAGGATGAGCAGATCATGTTCATCTGCAATACTATGCAGCCTGGCTGCAACCAGGCCTGCTATGACAAGGCCTTCCCCATCTCCCACATCCGCTATTGGGTCTTCCAGATCATTCTGGTGTGCACACCCAGTCTGTGCTTCATCACCTACTCCGTGCATCAGGCCGCCAAGCAGCGTGACCGCAGCTACTCCTTCCTGCACCCCTACATGGAGCGGGACCACGGCCGGCATGAGGGTGCCCGAAAACTGCGCAACATCAACGGCATCCTGGTGCACAACCCAGAGAGTGGGGGCAAGGAGGAACATGACTGTCTGGAGGTGAAGGAGATACCCAATGCACCCCGTGGCCTCACACACGGCAAGAGCGCCAAGGTGCGCCGCCAGGAGGGCATCTCCCGCTTCTATGTCATCCAGGTTGTGTTCCGCAATGCACTGGAAATTGGTTTCCTGGCCGGGCAGTATTTCCTGTATGGCTTTAATGTGCCAGGCATGTTTGAGTGTGATCGCTACCCCTGTGTAAAGGAGGTGGAGTGCTATGTGTCGCGACCCACTGAGAAGACAGTGTTTCTCGTCTTCATGTTTGCGGTCAGCGGGATCTGCGTGCTGCTCAACTTGGCTGAGCTTAACCACCTGGGTTGGCGCAAGATTAAAACCGCCATCCGTGGTGTACAGGCACGACGCAAGTCTATCTGTGAGGTGCGCAAAAAGGATGTCTCTCACCTGTCCCAGGCTCCCAACCTGGGTCGGACCCAGTCCAGTGAGTCAGCTTACGTTTGA